The following DNA comes from Grus americana isolate bGruAme1 chromosome 22, bGruAme1.mat, whole genome shotgun sequence.
GCCGAGTTCCAGAAGCAGCACGAGCACCTCACCCGCCAGCACGAGGTGCAGCTCCAGAAGCACCTCAAGGTGGGCTGGGGGGCGGTGGAGCCCATGGGGGGTGTCACCTGCCCGGGGCGATGGGGATGCGGGGGGAGATTGGGGGTGATGGAGGTGGGGAGATGATTGGGGGTGGTGGAGCCGTGGGGCATCCCGTGCCTGGGGTGAtggaaatgggggggggggaggtgatTGGGGGTGAtggaaatgggggggggggggagatggtTGGGGGTGATGGAGCCGTGGGGCATCCCGTGCCTGGGGTGAtggaaatgggggggggggaggtgatTGGGGGTGAtggaaatgggggggggggggagatggtTGGGGGTGATGGAGCTGTGGGGCATCACCTGCCCGGGGTGatggaaaggggggggggaggtgatTGGGGGTGAtggaaatggggggggggggagatgatTGGGGGTGATGGAGCCATGGGGCATCACCTGCCCGGGGTGAtggaaatggggggggggggaggtgatTGGGGGTGAtggaaatgggggggggagATGGTTGGGGGTGATGGAGCCGTGGGGCATCACCTGCCCGGGGTGATGGAGCTATTGGGGGGCATCCCCTGTCGGATGATGGAGCTGTTGGGCAAAGACTGGGGGTGATGGAGATGTGGGGGCACCACCCGCCTGCGGTGATGGAGCTACGGGGGGGGGAGGTCCGGGGCGATGGAggtatggggggggggcatcACCTGTCTGGGGCGGTGGAGCTGGGGGTGATGGAGATTTGGGGGCGTCATCCGTCCGGGGCGATGgagccgcggggggggggggggggggatcaggggggtgtcagggcaggGCGGTGCGCGCACCCCAGGGCCTGGCCCCTGGCGGGGGTGGGAGACGGGGGGCGCCGGGCCGAGCCCGCCCGCggtcccgcagcagcagcaggaggcgCTGGCCGCCCggcggcagcaggagctggagcagcagcggcagcgggAGCGGCAGGAggccctggagcagcagcagcgcctggagcagctccacgcccTGCGCACCAAGGACAAGAGCCGCGAGAGTGAGCGGGGGGGCgatgggggggcggggggggggggccgggggaggTGCTGCCCCCCATCCCGGatctgtgtgtcccccccccccaggcgcCATCGCCAGCACGGAGGTGaagctgaagctgcaggagtTCCTGCTCAGCAAGACGAAGGAGCCGGGCACCGGCCCCCCCAACCAttccctcccccagcaccccaaatgTTGGTAGGTCACCCCCCCGAACCCGGACGACCCCCCCCaaaccggggcggggggggacccAGGCGTCCTAGCGGGGTCTCTGCCGCCTTcgcccccccccagggctcaCCACACCTCGTTGGACCAGagtccccccccccagaccgGCAGCCCGGGGACGCCCCCGTCCTACAAACTCCCCCTCCTCGGCACCTACGACGGCCGGGATGATTTCCCGCTCCGCAAAACCGGTGGGTGCCGGGCCgccggcgggaggggggggatgcCGGGAGCCGCGCCGGGGCTAACGCCGCTtcccgggtgcccccccccgcagcctCCGAACCCAACCTGAAAGTGCGCTCGCGGTTAAAACAGAAGGTAGCGGAGAGGAGGAGCAGTCCCCTGCTGCGGAGGAAGGACGGCACCGTCATCAGCACCTTCAAGAAGCGCGCCATCGAGATCACCGGTGAGCGGGGGGGCACGGGCTGCGCCGGGCcgcctgcctcagtttccccgaGTCGCCGGGCGTTTCCCGTGCAGCGGTGGGGGCCTCCGGCCGAGGCCCTGGGGCCCCTCCCCGGCTCACCGGGACGGGCACGTGCTTGTGCAGCACGCGTGCGCTTGCACGCCTTTGCACGTGCACGCACACTCAGGTGCAGGCTACCCCGTCCCTCCCGCGGCCGTGGGCCCTGGCAGGGGAAACCGAGGCGGGGGAGGTTGGTGGCAGTAGCCCCCCCGTgacgcccgccgcccccgcagTGTCCTCGGTGTGCAGCAGCGCCCCGGGCTCCGGGCCCAGCTCCCCCAACAGCTCCCACAGCGCCATCGCCGAGAACGGCTTCACCGGCTCCGTCCCCAACATCCACGCCGAGGTAGGAGCTGCCGGGGtggcacacgcgtgtgcaggGCGCGTGCTGCGGGCATGCTCAGGGTGCACGCGCGTGTTCGGGTGCGCACAGTCAGGGCATGTGCTTGGCGTGCGCGCGTGTTGCTGCGAGCGCGCTCAGGGCGCGCGTGCCTGTGTGTTTAGATGCGTGCAGGCAGCGTGTCTGGGTGCACACGTGTGCTTGAGCACATGCAGCCAGCGTGTGCACGTTCCAGGTGCACACACGTGCAGCCAGCGTGTGCACGCTCAGGGTGCACGCGTGTGCTCAGGTGCACACAGCCAGCATGTGCTCTTGGGACTGCAGCTCGTGCGTGTGCGCGGCGTGTCTGGGCACACACGTGTGCGCGCTCATGGCGTGCTCATGCTGTGTCCCCACcccgcagcagctcctgcccccgcACCGAGCCCTGGCCCTGGACGGCGCCAGCCAGCTCAGCCTCTACACGTCCCCGTCGCTGCCCAACATCtcgctggggctgcaggccacCGTCACCGTCACCAACTCCCACCTCAACGTGAGTGGGGCCGGCGTGGGGGGGTTGGCGTGGGGACCCCGCACCTGGGGGGGGTGGCGTAGGGGCGGTGTGGGGACACGGCAGGGGGTGGCCCGGGGACCTGGCGCCTCGCTGGCTCGGCGTGGGGACGCTGTGCCCGTGGGGTGGCGGtcgggtgtgtgtggggggggtccAGGCAGGGACCCCCGGTATCCGGCCCCCGCTGTCCTCCAGCGCCGagtttgtgcctcagtttccccagggGAGAGAAGCCGAGGCGCGTGGGTGAGGACTGGCAGCGCCCCAGCGTCCCCGGTTTGGGGTGctccctggctgggctggggggtgtCACCCAGGCGTCGGGGTGGGGGTGTCACCCGGCGCCCCAAGGGGTGACGGTGGGTGGGAGCGTCCCTCTGCCCCCGCGCGTGGCTGCCGGCGGgcttgggggcggggggggctgcatCCCATCCTCGGCCCCCGCAGGCGTCCCCCAAGCTGTCGCCACAGGCGGAGGCCGAGCGCCCGGCGGTGCCCACCCTGCGCCCCGGGGCCGCCCTCACCGGCAAGTTCCTGAGCACCTCGTCCATCCCGGGCTGCCTGCTGGGGGTGGCGCTGGAGGGGGacccccccgccggccccgcgtccctgctgcagcacgttctgctgctggagcaagCGCGTCAGCAGAGCACCCTCATCGCCGGTGagtcccctgccctgcctcagtttccccagcttGCAAACCCCCCTCCTCGTCCCCCCAGCTGGattttggggcggggggggggggggggggccggggcaccCCGCTGATGGTGGCCGGCTCCCGCAGTGCCGCTGCACGGGCAGTCGCCGCTGGTGACGGGGGAGCGCGCGGGGAGCGTGCGGACGGTGAGCAAGCTGCCGCGGCACCGGCCCCTGAGCCGCACGCAGTCGTCCCCGCTGCCCCAGAGCCCCCAGGCCCTGCCCCACGGCGCCCTGCCCCACGGCGCCCTGCCCCACGGCGCTCTCCAGCACCACTTCCTCGACAAGCAGCAGGTCCAGCTGGGCAAGGTGGGGCGggggctgccgtggggctgggagaggggctggggtaGGGGGTGGGCACGGGGGCTGGCACGGGGTgggcgtggggctggggtggggggggctggggggcgcgGGGTGGATGCGGGGGGtctgcggggcagagggggtgcAGGGCAAGGGCTGGCAtggggtggccgtggggctggCCGTGGGGTGTCGGGGCGGGGGCAGTTTGGCCCCCCGCACCCACCGCCCGccccccagctgctccccaagCCAGGGGAGCTGGCGCGGCAGCCCCCCACCCACCCCGAGGAGACGGAGGAGGAGCTGACGGAGCAGCAGTCGCCCCCCCCGGGTGACGGGGTGtcccccggcccccccctcGCCTCCCCCGAGGCCGGGGACCCCCCGGAGCAGCTGCCGGCCCCCGAGGGCTGCGGGGTGCCCCACGAGGAGCCGGGCGACAGCGGGGACGAGGCCGACCCCCCCGGGGCCCCCGACGTGGCCGAGCTGAGGGTGACGTACCAGCAGGTGAGAGCTGGGGgggtcggggcggggggggcccccGCTACCACCAGCCCCCGAAAGacgcccccgccccccccccaaactcgTGCGCGAGCGTCCCCTGTGCACGAGCATCCCTTGCACGCGCACGTCTCTTGCACGAGCATCCCTCTCCCGAGCGCCTGGTCCCCGCTCACCGGCCGGCCGTGCCCACCCCCACCCGGCTACCTgggggcccggcccccccccgcacGCTGCCGCAGCGATGACTCGGAGGGGCCGGTGACTCATCCCCCCCTCCGGCCTCCCAGCTCCGTCGCCCCCGCGCtgcggccccccccggcccccgccatGACTCATCCCTCCCCCCCAACTCGGAcgtgccccccccaaacccccccccccccccaatcctgGCGGGTGCGGGGACGCGGCCGTGCCTCGTGCGGGGTGACGGCCGTGGGGCACCGGGGCTGacgggggggggccgggccccccCCAGGTGTTCCCCGAGGCGCCGCTGCAGCTGTACCCCGCCCCccccctgggcctcctggcGCTGCCCCACCCGGCCCTCGCCCGCACCCAGTCGTCCCCCGCCAGCGCCGGCGTCAAGCCCCCCGCGCCCGACGGGACCCCCAAGCACCTCTTCACCACAGGTACGGGGGGGCACCCGGGGGtgtcctgggctgggggggctcctgTCCCGCGGGGTGCCCCGTCCGTCCCTCAGTGGGTGCTTGTGCCCCATGGGTGCCCCATCGCTCGGGGTGCCCGTGTCCTATGGGGTGCCCCATCCCTTGGTGTCCCTTGGGTGCCCACGTGCCGTGGGGTCCCCCTGTCCCCTGGGGTGCCCGGTTCCTTTGGGTGCCATGGGGTGCCCCATCCCTTGGGGTGACATGGGGTGCCCCTGCTCCCTGGGGTGCCCCATCCCTCGGGGTGACACGGGGTGCTCCTGTCCCATGGGAACCCCCTGACCCACGGGTGCCCCATCCCTTGGTGTCCCTTGGGTGCCCATGTGCCGTGGGGTCCCCCTGTCCCCTGGGGTGCCCGGTTCCTTTGGGTGCCATGGGGTGCCCCATCCCTTGGGGTGACACAGGGTACCCCTGTCCCATGGGAACCCCCTGACCCACGGGTGCCCCATCCCTCGGGGTGCCCGGGAGCACCCACCTCCCACGGGGTCCCCCTCTCCCATAGGGTTCCCCATCCCGCGGGGTGCCTGGGGTTCCCCCTgcgctgcggggggggggggggggtgggggggtggcgggggggggggggggcccgggggccGGGGCCAGGCGGGCCGCTGTGGCTGCCCGCCGCAGGCGTGGTGTACGACACGTTCATGCTGAAGCACCAGTGCGCGTGCGGGAACACCAACATCCACCCCGAGCACGCCGGGCGCATCCAGAGCATCTGGTCGCGCCTGCAGGAGACCGGGCTCCTCGGCAAGTGCGAGGTGAGGCACCCCGCGCCCCGGGGGTCCCCTCTTCGACCTGGGGTGAAAGTGGGGGGAGGGCTCATCCCtgcgtcccccccccccgcagcgcATCCGGGGCAGGAAGGCGACGCTGGAGGAGATCCAGACGGTGCACTCGGAGCATCACGCGCTGCTCTACGGCACCAGCCCCCTCAACCGCCAGAAGCTCGACAGCAAGAAGCTCCTGGGTGGGTgctggcggggtggggggacacccGGGGGGTCCCCCCATTTTGGAGCCGGGGGGACGCCGTCCCCGCCGCCCCGTCCCCCCCCGTCACGGccctctctgccccccaggTCCCATCAGCCAGAAGATGTACGCGGTGCTGCCGTGCGGGGGTATCGGGGTGAgtgcctgggggggggcagagggggggtgtccccggccggcccggccccgctgaCGTgtccccgtgtgtccccccccccccccccgtcgcAGGTGGACAGTGACACCGTGTGGAACGAGATGCACTCGTCCAGCGCCGTGCGCATGGCGGTGGGCTGCCTGGTGGAGCTCGCCTTCAAGGTGGCCACGGGCGAGATCAAGGTGAGCAGCGGGGAGGGCTGGCACACACGCGCGTGTCCTCGCACGcggcccccgggggggggtgtgctggGGGCGCGCACGCTTACCTGGGGAGCAGCCCCTCGCACATGCTTGTGCGCACCGCCCGTGCGTACGCTCGCCTGGCGGCGTGACGGCCCTTGTGCGAGCTCGCGTGCAGCACGGTGGTTTCTTGCGCGCTTACCTGATCCTCACGCGTGTGCGCGCGTGTGCGCGCGCACCGTTCTTACGCGCGCTTACCTGGATGTGCAACGGCCCCTGGGCAAACTTGCGTGTGCGTGCACCGCTCTCGTGCGCTCTTACCTGGGTGTGTGACGGTCCTCAAGAatgcttgtgtgtgtgcaccGATACTATGCACGCTTACCTGGGTGTGCGTGGCAGCCCTTGTGCACGCTTGCACGTGTGCAGTATTCTCGTGCGTGCTCACCTGGATACGTGACAGCCTCTGTGCAAGCTCACACGTGTTGTGCACCGCTTCTGTGCACGCTTACCTGTGAGCGTGCGATGGTCCCCAAGCACGCTTGCCTACACGCTTACCTGGGTGTGCATCGTGGCGCTCGCGTTGGTGCGCACCGTGCGCACGTGCTGCTCCCTGGCACGCTCACCCGGGCGTGCACGCGTGTCCCTCTGTGTCCCCGCAGAACGGCTTTGCCGTCATCCGCCCCCCGGGGCACCACGCGGAGGAGTCCACGGCCATGTGAGTGTGGGGCCGCACCGGTGggaccccggggctggggggggctgtggtgaccggggggctgccccccccttccccccctcccccgcgctcaccctgccccctccccaggggcttCTGCTTCTTCAACTCGGTGGCCATCTCGGccaaactgctccagcagaaGCTCAGCGTGGGCAGGATCCTCATCGTGGACTGGGTGAGGCCCCCCGGGAGCAGGATGgggacaccccaccccccccaggagTGCGGGGGACCCCGGGGATGAGGGGGGGTCCCTGACGCCGCTGTGCCCCGGCAGGACATCCACCACGGGAACGGGACCCAGCAAGCCTTCTACAGCGACCCCGACGTGCTCTACATCTCCCTGCACCGCTACGACGACGGCAACTTCTTCCCGGGCAGCGGGGCGCCCGAGGAGGtacgggggggggcgggggggccgcgggggTGGGGGTCACCCCatgggtggggggtgtcccccgGCTGCGGCGTTGGGGTCACCCGTGGCTGTGCCCAGGTCGGCAGCGGGATGGGAGTGGGCTACAACATCAACATCGCCTGGACCGGCGGCGTCGACCCCCCCATCGGGGACGTGGAGTATCTCACCGCCTTCAGGTGGGggttcttggggggggggtccccgtgaCCTGGGGGGGGTTTCTGTGATTTGGGGGGTCCCCATGACCCCCATTCTTCGCTTGGTGCTGAGCCTCTGCCCCTCAGGACCGTGGTGATGCCCATCGCCAACGAGTTCTCCCCGGACGTGGTGCTGGTCTCGGCCGGCTTCGACGCCGTTGAGGGTCACCTCTCCCCGCTCGGCGGCTACTCCGTCACCGCCAAATGTGAGTGGGGCGcgggggtgtccctggggtggggaCCCCCACCGAGCCTCTTGTCACCCCCCCTCGGTGCCCCCCAGGTTTCGGCCACTTGACGAAGCAGCTGATGATGCTGGCGGGGGGCCGGGTGGTGCTGGCGCTGGAGGGGGGGCACGACCTGACGGCCATCTGCGACGCCTCGGAGGCCTGCGTCTCTGCTCTGCTCGGCCTGGAGGTATGGGGGTcacccaggggaccccccccaccatGTGgggacccctcctgccccccccggccccctcgAGGTGCAGGGTGTATCGGGGTGCACACCCTgtgccgtgcctcagtttcccctctgcTGACGAGAGGGGCTTCGATCCCATCCCTGCTCTTGGCGGcagggggggggtttgggggtgctggtggcaggTTTGGGGGTCTTGATggttccccccccgcccccagctgGAGCCCCTGGATCcgtccctgctgcagcagaagccaAACGTGAACGCGGTGGCCACCCTGGAGAAGGTCATCGAGATCCAGAGTGAGACCCTGCGGCCGGGGGGACACgggccctgggggggtccctggggggggttCCTGGGGCTGATTCCCTCATGGGGGGGCACAGAGGAGGCCCCAGGGCTGTCCTGGCCATCGGGGACCCCGGCGGGTCTGTCCctgccatggggggggggggtgggtcaCCGGGGCTGTCCCTGGGatctgggggggtccccggggctgtccctgctgggGGTGGCACAGGGGCTCCCCGGGTTGTCCCCGCCATGGGggtcccctgctcccccccggGTTGTCCCCGCCATGGGGGTCCCCTGGGTCCCCCTGGGTTGTCCCCGCCATGGGgggtccctgctcccccccggGTTGTCCCCGCCATGGGggtccccgctcccccccggcGGTGCCCAGCCCCGCGTGCCCGCAGGCAAGCACTGGGCCTCGGTGAAGCGCTTCGCGGCGGCCGTGGGCTGCTCCCTGCTGGAGGCGCAGAAGGGGGAGGCGGAGGAGGCCGAGACGGTGACGGCCATGGCCCTGCTCTCCGTGGGCGCCGAGCAGGGGGGCACCGACCCCCAGCCCAGGTACGGCCCCCCCGGGATGGCCCCGGGGTGTGTGGAGCCACGCGTGTCCCTGGGGGGGCTGCGcgtccctgggggggggcacggagCCACGcgtgtccctggggggggggggatgatgGACACGTGTCCCCCCAAATTGGGGTGTCCCACCCCACGGGGAGCCGGGAGGGTTGGCGGGGGGCAGCTGTGAGGGGTGCCGAGCCCCCGGCGtcgctgcctcagtttccccgtgCGGGGCTGGGCGCTCAGAGCCGCTCTGCCCCCGGCCAGGCCGGCGGAGGAGCCCATGGAGGCCGAGCCCACGCTGTGAACGCGCTGGCCCCTCGCCGCGCGGCCGGGAGCTGTTTTCCGTTTccgaaaaaaagaaacaccaagaaaagaagaaacacacacacacacaaaaaaaaagtattaaaaaaaaaacacataaaaaagaaaaaaaggacaaaaaaaaacccgaaaaggaagaaactgggaggaaaaacagaaaaaagaggaaaatattttctttttctattaaaaagaggagaaaaacacaaaaaaatacccCCCGTCCTGTCGGACCCCAGCTCCACGCGGTGTTTGCGGTCGTGTCTCTTGTGCAGCATCGGTTCCACCAGCGCCCCgctcctcccgccccccccgTCCGTCGGGTTTTCCCGTTGCTGCCccgggcccccccggcccccccccggctcctctttttttttttttttttttttttttaggggggtttccttaattttctccctttttttctttcccccccccccactcctt
Coding sequences within:
- the HDAC5 gene encoding histone deacetylase 5 isoform X1, yielding MLLSGRAGPRCKDGGAAGRARGGGAGHRAGLRCGAGTAPAPRPALTASPDSRLSASPRHPPAPAGRHGPPERRRGGGAGGGTRGARGVRGAPGAGTGRGGAGAAAAAGAAGPQTAAAAPEAAALRRVPEAARAPHPPARGAAPEAPQAAAGGAGRPAAAGAGAAAAAGAAGGPGAAAAPGAAPRPAHQGQEPRERHRQHGGEAEAAGVPAQQDEGAGHRPPQPFPPPAPQMLTGSPGTPPSYKLPLLGTYDGRDDFPLRKTASEPNLKVRSRLKQKVAERRSSPLLRRKDGTVISTFKKRAIEITVSSVCSSAPGSGPSSPNSSHSAIAENGFTGSVPNIHAEQLLPPHRALALDGASQLSLYTSPSLPNISLGLQATVTVTNSHLNASPKLSPQAEAERPAVPTLRPGAALTGKFLSTSSIPGCLLGVALEGDPPAGPASLLQHVLLLEQARQQSTLIAVPLHGQSPLVTGERAGSVRTVSKLPRHRPLSRTQSSPLPQSPQALPHGALPHGALPHGALQHHFLDKQQVQLGKLLPKPGELARQPPTHPEETEEELTEQQSPPPGDGVSPGPPLASPEAGDPPEQLPAPEGCGVPHEEPGDSGDEADPPGAPDVAELRVTYQQVFPEAPLQLYPAPPLGLLALPHPALARTQSSPASAGVKPPAPDGTPKHLFTTGVVYDTFMLKHQCACGNTNIHPEHAGRIQSIWSRLQETGLLGKCERIRGRKATLEEIQTVHSEHHALLYGTSPLNRQKLDSKKLLGPISQKMYAVLPCGGIGVDSDTVWNEMHSSSAVRMAVGCLVELAFKVATGEIKNGFAVIRPPGHHAEESTAMGFCFFNSVAISAKLLQQKLSVGRILIVDWDIHHGNGTQQAFYSDPDVLYISLHRYDDGNFFPGSGAPEEVGSGMGVGYNINIAWTGGVDPPIGDVEYLTAFRTVVMPIANEFSPDVVLVSAGFDAVEGHLSPLGGYSVTAKCFGHLTKQLMMLAGGRVVLALEGGHDLTAICDASEACVSALLGLELEPLDPSLLQQKPNVNAVATLEKVIEIQSKHWASVKRFAAAVGCSLLEAQKGEAEEAETVTAMALLSVGAEQGGTDPQPRPAEEPMEAEPTL
- the HDAC5 gene encoding histone deacetylase 5 isoform X4, which codes for MLLSGRAGPRCKDGGAAGRARGGGAGHRAGLRCGAGTAPAPRPALTASPDSRLSASPRHPPAPAGRHGPPERRRGGGAGGGTRGARGVRGAPGAGTGRGGAGAAAAAGAAGPQTAAAAPEAAALRRVPEAARAPHPPARGAAPEAPQAAAGGAGRPAAAGAGAAAAAGAAGGPGAAAAPGAAPRPAHQGQEPRERHRQHGGEAEAAGVPAQQDEGAGHRPPQPFPPPAPQMLTGSPGTPPSYKLPLLGTYDGRDDFPLRKTASEPNLKVRSRLKQKVAERRSSPLLRRKDGTVISTFKKRAIEITVSSVCSSAPGSGPSSPNSSHSAIAENGFTGSVPNIHAEQLLPPHRALALDGASQLSLYTSPSLPNISLGLQATVTVTNSHLNAEAERPAVPTLRPGAALTGKFLSTSSIPGCLLGVALEGDPPAGPASLLQHVLLLEQARQQSTLIAVPLHGQSPLVTGERAGSVRTVSKLPRHRPLSRTQSSPLPQSPQALPHGALPHGALPHGALQHHFLDKQQVQLGKLLPKPGELARQPPTHPEETEEELTEQQSPPPGDGVSPGPPLASPEAGDPPEQLPAPEGCGVPHEEPGDSGDEADPPGAPDVAELRVTYQQVFPEAPLQLYPAPPLGLLALPHPALARTQSSPASAGVKPPAPDGTPKHLFTTGVVYDTFMLKHQCACGNTNIHPEHAGRIQSIWSRLQETGLLGKCERIRGRKATLEEIQTVHSEHHALLYGTSPLNRQKLDSKKLLGPISQKMYAVLPCGGIGVDSDTVWNEMHSSSAVRMAVGCLVELAFKVATGEIKNGFAVIRPPGHHAEESTAMGFCFFNSVAISAKLLQQKLSVGRILIVDWDIHHGNGTQQAFYSDPDVLYISLHRYDDGNFFPGSGAPEEVGSGMGVGYNINIAWTGGVDPPIGDVEYLTAFRTVVMPIANEFSPDVVLVSAGFDAVEGHLSPLGGYSVTAKCFGHLTKQLMMLAGGRVVLALEGGHDLTAICDASEACVSALLGLELEPLDPSLLQQKPNVNAVATLEKVIEIQSKHWASVKRFAAAVGCSLLEAQKGEAEEAETVTAMALLSVGAEQGGTDPQPRPAEEPMEAEPTL
- the HDAC5 gene encoding histone deacetylase 5 isoform X3 translates to MLLSGRAGPRCKDGGAAGRARGGGAGHRAGLRCGAGTAPAPRPALTASPDSRLSASPRHPPAPAGRHGPPERRRGGGAGGGTRGARGVRGAPGAGTGRGGAGAAAAAGAAGPQTAAAAPEAAALRRVPEAARAPHPPARGAAPEAPQAAGGAGRPAAAGAGAAAAAGAAGGPGAAAAPGAAPRPAHQGQEPRERHRQHGGEAEAAGVPAQQDEGAGHRPPQPFPPPAPQMLTGSPGTPPSYKLPLLGTYDGRDDFPLRKTASEPNLKVRSRLKQKVAERRSSPLLRRKDGTVISTFKKRAIEITVSSVCSSAPGSGPSSPNSSHSAIAENGFTGSVPNIHAEQLLPPHRALALDGASQLSLYTSPSLPNISLGLQATVTVTNSHLNASPKLSPQAEAERPAVPTLRPGAALTGKFLSTSSIPGCLLGVALEGDPPAGPASLLQHVLLLEQARQQSTLIAVPLHGQSPLVTGERAGSVRTVSKLPRHRPLSRTQSSPLPQSPQALPHGALPHGALPHGALQHHFLDKQQVQLGKLLPKPGELARQPPTHPEETEEELTEQQSPPPGDGVSPGPPLASPEAGDPPEQLPAPEGCGVPHEEPGDSGDEADPPGAPDVAELRVTYQQVFPEAPLQLYPAPPLGLLALPHPALARTQSSPASAGVKPPAPDGTPKHLFTTGVVYDTFMLKHQCACGNTNIHPEHAGRIQSIWSRLQETGLLGKCERIRGRKATLEEIQTVHSEHHALLYGTSPLNRQKLDSKKLLGPISQKMYAVLPCGGIGVDSDTVWNEMHSSSAVRMAVGCLVELAFKVATGEIKNGFAVIRPPGHHAEESTAMGFCFFNSVAISAKLLQQKLSVGRILIVDWDIHHGNGTQQAFYSDPDVLYISLHRYDDGNFFPGSGAPEEVGSGMGVGYNINIAWTGGVDPPIGDVEYLTAFRTVVMPIANEFSPDVVLVSAGFDAVEGHLSPLGGYSVTAKCFGHLTKQLMMLAGGRVVLALEGGHDLTAICDASEACVSALLGLELEPLDPSLLQQKPNVNAVATLEKVIEIQSKHWASVKRFAAAVGCSLLEAQKGEAEEAETVTAMALLSVGAEQGGTDPQPRPAEEPMEAEPTL
- the HDAC5 gene encoding histone deacetylase 5 isoform X5; this encodes MDPQSDAEGGSGREPSLELLSRAQLHAALPAPGAEGPAEALGVPEVCGERRGPGLDAAARERQLQRELLALKQQQQLQKQLLFAEFQKQHEHLTRQHEVQLQKHLKQQQEALAARRQQELEQQRQRERQEALEQQQRLEQLHALRTKDKSRESAIASTEVKLKLQEFLLSKTKEPGTGPPNHSLPQHPKCWAHHTSLDQSPPPQTGSPGTPPSYKLPLLGTYDGRDDFPLRKTASEPNLKVRSRLKQKVAERRSSPLLRRKDGTVISTFKKRAIEITVSSVCSSAPGSGPSSPNSSHSAIAENGFTGSVPNIHAEQLLPPHRALALDGASQLSLYTSPSLPNISLGLQATVTVTNSHLNASPKLSPQAEAERPAVPTLRPGAALTGKFLSTSSIPGCLLGVALEGDPPAGPASLLQHVLLLEQARQQSTLIAVPLHGQSPLVTGERAGSVRTVSKLPRHRPLSRTQSSPLPQSPQALPHGALPHGALPHGALQHHFLDKQQVQLGKLLPKPGELARQPPTHPEETEEELTEQQSPPPGDGVSPGPPLASPEAGDPPEQLPAPEGCGVPHEEPGDSGDEADPPGAPDVAELRVTYQQVFPEAPLQLYPAPPLGLLALPHPALARTQSSPASAGVKPPAPDGTPKHLFTTGVVYDTFMLKHQCACGNTNIHPEHAGRIQSIWSRLQETGLLGKCERIRGRKATLEEIQTVHSEHHALLYGTSPLNRQKLDSKKLLGPISQKMYAVLPCGGIGVDSDTVWNEMHSSSAVRMAVGCLVELAFKVATGEIKNGFAVIRPPGHHAEESTAMGFCFFNSVAISAKLLQQKLSVGRILIVDWDIHHGNGTQQAFYSDPDVLYISLHRYDDGNFFPGSGAPEEVGSGMGVGYNINIAWTGGVDPPIGDVEYLTAFRTVVMPIANEFSPDVVLVSAGFDAVEGHLSPLGGYSVTAKCFGHLTKQLMMLAGGRVVLALEGGHDLTAICDASEACVSALLGLELEPLDPSLLQQKPNVNAVATLEKVIEIQSKHWASVKRFAAAVGCSLLEAQKGEAEEAETVTAMALLSVGAEQGGTDPQPRPAEEPMEAEPTL